Within Armatimonadota bacterium, the genomic segment CAGGCGGTCGAGCGCGACGAGGAGGATGTGGACGCCCATTTCTCGCTCGGGAACGCCTACCTCGCGCTCGATATGCCGGAAGCGGCCCTCGCGTACCTGAAGAACGCCCGCACGCTCGACCCGGAGTCCTCGGCGGTCCACGTCATGCTCGCCAGGACGTACCTGATGCTCGGGCGGCGCGCGATGGCCCGACGGATGCTTCGGAGGGCCGCGGCCCTCGCGGGGCCGGACGACCGGTACGCGGAGGAGATGGCGGACCTGCGCGCCGCGGTGGATGCTGGAACGAGTCCGGCATGACGTTCCCGGCACTGCCGCCCCGGAACCTCCCCCAGCCCCTCCTTGATAAGGAGGGGAGTTCGACCCGCTGTCCCCTTGCCGACTATGCTGTCCCCCTTGCCGACTATGCTGTCCCCCTTATCAAGGGGGACCGGCCTCCGGGCCGAGGGGGTTCTGCCTTGCCGCGCCCTTCGATACACTCTCCGCTTCGCTCCGAGCACTCAGGGCTGACGGTTCTTGTGCCGTGTCCCGCCAAGGCCGTCACCCTGAACTTGATTCAGGGGAAGGACGCCCTCCCCGGAACCTCCCCCAGCCCCTCCTTGATAAGGAGGGGAGCGTTCCGCTGTCCCCCTTGCCGACTATGCTGTCCCCCTTGCCGACTATGCTGTCCCCCTTGCCGACTATGCTGTCCCCCTTATCAAGGGGGACCGGCCTCCGGGCCGAGGGGTTCTGCTTCCCCGCGCCCTTCGATACACTCTCCGCTTCGCTCCGAGCACTCAGGGCTCACGGTCTCTGTCGGACGCAAGACGGCCGTCACCCTGAACTCGATTCAGGGCCCATCCGGACCTGGATGCTGAATCAAGTTCAGCATGACGGCAGAGCGGCGCGCCCCCAGACGTGACCGAGGCGGGTCCGGAAGGACCCGCCTCGACCTCAGGGCGATTGTCGGGAGCGCAGGTAAGCCGTCAAATATTCACTCTGTAGAGAAACACCACGTAGATCAGCAGGTACGCCAGGATCCCGACGCGCATGACGCTTCGCACGAACTCGGGCCTGCGCCTCCTGTAGATCTCCGCCGCGACCACCAGGGCGACCACGGTCGCCATCCGGACCCCGCAGAACAGGGCCATGCTCCGCTCGATCAGGTAAGCCATGAGCGGATTGGCCTCAGTCGCAAGGCCCACCGTGACCAGCCACGCCGTGGATATCACGTCCAGCACGCAGATCGTGAGCATCACCATGCTCTCCATCCCGATGCCTGCGCGCCCGGCCGCGGTCGGCTGAGTGATTCTCATTATGTAATGCCTTTCCCCTTTCTTTCACAGCCCGTCTCGCTGCCTCACCTGCGGTTTCTCGCGGGCTCACTTCATCATACTACAAGAATCGTGCCATTCGCGCCCGCACTGTTACCGGATTTGACTGCGCACCCCGCGGATGCTAGAATCCGAGCGTGGAAACAAGCATGGACGCGCTCGACAGGGAACTGATGAACATCGCGCAGTCCGACTTCCCGATCCACCCGAGGCCCTACAGGGTGCTCGGAGAACGGCTCGGCATGTCGGAGGCCGAAGCGTTCGAGCGCGTCCGGCGGCTCGCGGAAGCCGGTGTCATCCGCCGGATAGGGCCCGCGTTCGACTCCCGGCGGCTCGGGCACGCGAGCGCCCTGGTGGCGATGAAGGTCCCTCCCGCGCGGCTCGACGAGGTCGCGGAGATCGTCGGCTCCTACCCGCAGGTCACGCACGACTACGGCCGGGACCACGAGTACAACCTCTGGTTCACGCTCGTCTGTCGGAACCCCTCCGAGA encodes:
- a CDS encoding tetratricopeptide repeat protein translates to QAVERDEEDVDAHFSLGNAYLALDMPEAALAYLKNARTLDPESSAVHVMLARTYLMLGRRAMARRMLRRAAALAGPDDRYAEEMADLRAAVDAGTSPA
- a CDS encoding AsnC family transcriptional regulator, which translates into the protein MDALDRELMNIAQSDFPIHPRPYRVLGERLGMSEAEAFERVRRLAEAGVIRRIGPAFDSRRLGHASALVAMKVPPARLDEVAEIVGSYPQVTHDYGRDHEYNLWFTLVCRNPSETERIAAEIGDRTGIRDLRVLSAERMFKIKVDFEL